The proteins below are encoded in one region of Labeo rohita strain BAU-BD-2019 chromosome 15, IGBB_LRoh.1.0, whole genome shotgun sequence:
- the LOC127177528 gene encoding odorant receptor 131-2-like has product MVSQNASGYEQIQLIQADPARRNISLVLTQVFMWPFVYLILLMLLTFTQKETFRTETRYILFGHSLLVDLIFLCITDIVVILSYNLVVIPLRFCIPIVMLIGAVTACAPLTIVAMCVERYVAICMPLRHHAISTSRRALIVILVIWILSSINPFVDMFILISTASREYLSQLTHCHYEIMVPVKMHQFGRALLYVVGLAVILTAEVFCYVMIYLAARAASGDNKKSTSKGQRTISLHLLQLVLCTVEAICPYVEAVVMQYDINIYLIVRYVNFLAFSITSRAVSPLVYGFRDEKFYAAMIYYMRCKNNTVSSDAVKQS; this is encoded by the coding sequence ATGGTCAGTCAAAATGCCAGTGGCTATGAGCAGATACAACTGATTCAAGCTGACCCTGCCCGGAGGAACATTTCCTTGGTACTGACTCAGGTCTTCATGTGGCCCTTTGTCTACCTCATCTTACTCATGCTCTTAACATTCACACAGAAAGAGACTTTCAGAACAGAAACACGTTATATATTGTTTGGTCATTCTCTCCTGGTAGACCTAATATTTCTTTGCATAACAGACATTGTGGTGATCTTATCATACAATCTTGTTGTAATACCTCTACGTTTCTGTATCCCCATTGTCATGTTGATAGGAGCAGTCACAGCATGTGCACCACTTACGATTGTAGCCATGTGTGTGGAGCGCTATGTGGCCATCTGCATGCCGCTGCGACATCATGCGATCTCCACCTCTAGAAGAGCCCTGATAGTCATTTTAGTGATTTGGATCCTGAGTTCCATAAACCCCTTTGTTGATATGTTCATCCTCATTAGCACTGCCTCTCGTGAATACTTGTCTCAGCTCACACACTGCCACTATGAGATTATGGTTCCAGTGAAGATGCATCAATTTGGAAGGGCTCTGTTGTATGTTGTGGGGCTTGCGGTTATTTTGACAGCTGAGGTCTTTTGTTATGTAATGATATACCTTGCTGCACGTGCAGCATCGGGTGACAATAAGAAGTCCACATCAAAAGGGCAGCGCACTATTTCCCTCCATCTCCTTCAGCTGGTTTTATGTACGGTTGAGGCCATATGTCCTTACGTTGAAGCTGTAGTTATGCAgtatgatattaatatttaccTGATTGTCAGGTATGTAAATTTTCTTGCATTTAGTATCACTTCTAGAGCAGTAAGTCCTCTTGTCTATGGATTTAGAGATGAGAAATTTTATGCAGCTATGATTTATTATATGAGATGCAAAAACAACACCGTTTCATCTGATGCAGTTAAACAATCATGA
- the LOC127177573 gene encoding odorant receptor 131-2-like isoform X1: MFVHSSLHHLAYADVHTMASQNASGSMQMQLIQVDPIRRNVSLALTQIVVWPFIYLIFLMLLIFSKKETFRTETRYILFGHSLLVDLIFLFLTDFVVLLSYNYVLIPLHFCIPVCMLMEAVGVCAPLTIGAMCVERYVAICMPLRHHAISTSRRALMVILMIWILSSINPFVDMFILISTASHEYLTQLTHCHYEIMVLEKIRQFARGLLYIVGLMFILITEIFCYVMIYLAARAASGDMKSASKGQRTISLHILQLFLCTAEVMCPYIEAVVMQYDINIYLIVRYVNFLVFSITSRAVSPLVYGFRDEKFYTAMIYYIKCKNNAISTDSDKQT, from the exons ATGTTTGTTCACAGCTCACTTCATCATTTGGCTTATGCAG ATGTCCACACGATGGCCAGTCAGAATGCCAGTGGCAGTATGCAGATGCAACTGATTCAAGTTGACCCCATCCGGAGGAACGTTTCACTGGCATTGACCCAGATTGTTGTGTGGCCCTTCATCTACCTCATCTTTCTCATGCTCTTAATATTTTCCAAGAAAGAGACTTTCAGAACAGAGACACGCTATATATTGTTTGGTCATTCTCTCCTGGTAgacttaatatttctttttctgacAGATTTTGTGGTGCTCTTATCAtacaattatgttttaatacCACTGCACTTCTGTATCCCCGTCTGCATGTTAATGGAAGCAGTCGGAGTATGTGCACCATTGACCATCGGTGCCATGTGTGTGGAGCGCTATGTGGCCATTTGCATGCCGCTGCGACATCATGCGATCTCCACCTCTAGAAGAGCCCTAATGGTGATTTTAATGATTTGGATCCTGAGTTCCATAAACCCCTTTGTTGATATGTTCATCCTCATTAGCACTGCCTCTCATGAGTATCTGACTCAACTGACACACTGCCACTATGAGATTATGGTTTTGGAAAAGATACGTCAGTTTGCTAGGGGTCTGTTGTATATTGTGGGGCTTATGTTTATCTTGATAACTGAAATCTTTTGTTATGTAATGATTTACCTTGCAGCACGTGCAGCTTCTGGTGACATGAAGTCAGCGTCAAAAGGGCAGCGCACTATTTCTCTTCATATCCTTCAGCTGTTTTTATGTACTGCTGAGGTCATGTGTCCTTACATTGAGGCTGTAGTTATGCAGtatgatattaatatatatcTGATTGTCAGGTATGTAAATTTCCTTGTATTTAGTATCACTTCTAGAGCAGTCAGTCCTCTTGTCTATGGCTTTAGAGATGAGAAATTTTACACAGCTATGATTTATTAtatcaaatgtaaaaacaatgcaATCTCTACTGACAGTGATAAACAAACATGA
- the LOC127177573 gene encoding uncharacterized protein LOC127177573 isoform X2: MFVHSSLHHLAYADVHTMASQNASGSMQMQLIQVDPIRRNVSLALTQIVVWPFIYLIFLMLLIFSKKETFRTETRYILFGHSLLQSEYVHH; encoded by the exons ATGTTTGTTCACAGCTCACTTCATCATTTGGCTTATGCAG ATGTCCACACGATGGCCAGTCAGAATGCCAGTGGCAGTATGCAGATGCAACTGATTCAAGTTGACCCCATCCGGAGGAACGTTTCACTGGCATTGACCCAGATTGTTGTGTGGCCCTTCATCTACCTCATCTTTCTCATGCTCTTAATATTTTCCAAGAAAGAGACTTTCAGAACAGAGACACGCTATATATTGTTTGGTCATTCTCTCCTG CAGTCGGAGTATGTGCACCATTGA
- the or95a1 gene encoding odorant receptor 129-1 isoform X1, producing the protein MQNLTDLPGNTTSSINLSVIVKVCVVIPFFAAFLFFILLMLYTFASRRQFFDSSRYILFTYMLINDTLQLLSSVSLFLLVMGGVQFAIVFCAPLLYVSAATFLNTPLILSTMSLERYVAIFYPLHRPAIWRPEWIWIIILSLWIISCILPTVDFVLMRLKPGVDVHSTPVLCKITVLNASPIQALFRVSLNGIFFAVVAVVILFTYIRILLETRQMRQDRVSVRKALHTVLLHGLQLLLSMMAFSLPVAELLLFQRVSLSQADMSFIYYFCFILLPRFLSPLIYGLRDETLRSYMKKAMRCYGPRIDPHIDVKITK; encoded by the coding sequence ATGCAGAATCTGACAGACCTCCCAGGCAACACGACATCCAGCATTAACCTCTCTGTCATCGTGAAGGTGTGTGTGGTGATTCCGTTTTTCGCTGCCTTCTTGTTCTTCATCCTCCTGATGCTGTACACCTTTGCATCTCGCAGGCAGTTTTTTGACAGCTCCCGTTACATTCTCTTCACCTACATGCTGATCAACGACACCCTGCAGCTGCTCTCCTCTGTATCCCTTTTCTTGCTAGTGATGGGTGGTGTGCAATTTGCAATCGTCTTCTGTGCGCCACTGCTTTATGTGTCCGCTGCTACCTTCCTAAACACCCCACTCATCCTTTCCACCATGTCACTGGAGCGCTACGTGGCTATTTTCTACCCGCTTCACCGTCCTGCCATCTGGAGACCTGAATGGATTTGGATCATCATTCTAAGCCTGTGGATCATCAGCTGCATCCTGCCCACCGTCGACTTTGTCTTGATGCGGCTCAAGCCAGGCGTAGACGTCCATTCGACCCCTGTGCTCTGCAAAATCACTGTGCTCAATGCTTCTCCCATTCAGGCTCTGTTCAGAGTGAGCCTCAATGGGATCTTCTTTGCAGTGGTCGCTGTGGTCATCCTCTTCACGTACATTCGGATCCTGCTGGAGACCCGGCAGATGCGGCAAGACCGAGTGTCAGTGAGGAAAGCTCTGCACACAGTGCTGCTTCATGGGCTCCAGCTGCTCCTCAGCATGATGGCCTTCTCCCTGCCTGTCGCAGAGCTCTTACTTTTCCAGCGTGTAAGCTTGTCTCAAGCAGATATGTCTTTCATCTATTATTTCTGCTTCATCCTCCTTCCTCGCTTTCTGAGCCCGCTCATTTATGGCCTTAGAGATGAGACCCTCAGAAGCTATATGAAGAAAGCTATGCGTTGTTATGGTCCTCGTATTGACCCACATATAGATGTCAAAATAACTAAATGA
- the or95a1 gene encoding odorant receptor 129-1 isoform X2, with protein sequence MLINDTLQLLSSVSLFLLVMGGVQFAIVFCAPLLYVSAATFLNTPLILSTMSLERYVAIFYPLHRPAIWRPEWIWIIILSLWIISCILPTVDFVLMRLKPGVDVHSTPVLCKITVLNASPIQALFRVSLNGIFFAVVAVVILFTYIRILLETRQMRQDRVSVRKALHTVLLHGLQLLLSMMAFSLPVAELLLFQRVSLSQADMSFIYYFCFILLPRFLSPLIYGLRDETLRSYMKKAMRCYGPRIDPHIDVKITK encoded by the coding sequence ATGCTGATCAACGACACCCTGCAGCTGCTCTCCTCTGTATCCCTTTTCTTGCTAGTGATGGGTGGTGTGCAATTTGCAATCGTCTTCTGTGCGCCACTGCTTTATGTGTCCGCTGCTACCTTCCTAAACACCCCACTCATCCTTTCCACCATGTCACTGGAGCGCTACGTGGCTATTTTCTACCCGCTTCACCGTCCTGCCATCTGGAGACCTGAATGGATTTGGATCATCATTCTAAGCCTGTGGATCATCAGCTGCATCCTGCCCACCGTCGACTTTGTCTTGATGCGGCTCAAGCCAGGCGTAGACGTCCATTCGACCCCTGTGCTCTGCAAAATCACTGTGCTCAATGCTTCTCCCATTCAGGCTCTGTTCAGAGTGAGCCTCAATGGGATCTTCTTTGCAGTGGTCGCTGTGGTCATCCTCTTCACGTACATTCGGATCCTGCTGGAGACCCGGCAGATGCGGCAAGACCGAGTGTCAGTGAGGAAAGCTCTGCACACAGTGCTGCTTCATGGGCTCCAGCTGCTCCTCAGCATGATGGCCTTCTCCCTGCCTGTCGCAGAGCTCTTACTTTTCCAGCGTGTAAGCTTGTCTCAAGCAGATATGTCTTTCATCTATTATTTCTGCTTCATCCTCCTTCCTCGCTTTCTGAGCCCGCTCATTTATGGCCTTAGAGATGAGACCCTCAGAAGCTATATGAAGAAAGCTATGCGTTGTTATGGTCCTCGTATTGACCCACATATAGATGTCAAAATAACTAAATGA